A section of the Macaca thibetana thibetana isolate TM-01 chromosome 10, ASM2454274v1, whole genome shotgun sequence genome encodes:
- the C10H20orf202 gene encoding uncharacterized protein C20orf202 homolog → MYKSKIRQAQNQVSVKVTPKDTEMKTAEEPSPSLGETLEWLRKELSEMQIQDQRLLLTLRHLHSVLEELRADSAHWEDTRSSEGTSPIRARAGSEGRGCQPVCSRGLAQLLRGEESRRSSLP, encoded by the exons ATGTACAAGTCAAAGATCCGTCAGGCACAGAACCAGGTCAGTGTCAAGGTCACTCCCAAGGACACAGAGATGAAAACAGCGGAAGAGCCCAGCCCGAGTCTTGGGGAGACCCTGGAGTGGCTGAGAAAGGAGCTG TCTGAGATGCAGATTCAAGACCAGAGGCTCCTGCTCACACTGAGGCATCTTCACAGTGTCCTGGAGGAGCTGCGTGCTGACAGCGCCCACTGGGAGGACACCAGGTCCAGCGAAGGGACATCCCCCATCAGAGCTCGAGCAGGCTCTGAAGGCAGGGGCTGCCAGCCTGTTTGCTCAAGGGGTCTGGCCCAGCTCCTCCGAGGGGAAGAGAGCAGACGAAGCTCTCTCCCTTAA